A window of Parasynechococcus marenigrum WH 8102 contains these coding sequences:
- a CDS encoding 5'-methylthioadenosine/adenosylhomocysteine nucleosidase, translating to MTRPLHIGLLGAMPEEIGSDLSHLRQLTSTDHGDLTLHQGVWGDGVRLTLAWSGWGKVSAARAATRLLAAAPDLDLLLFSGVAGAADAALQQWDVVLADAVIQHDMNASPLFPRFTLPPLNRDRLQPDPDWLAWASRSLNAAQEAGELKGFGTVRPGLIATGDQFISDAVVLKELKAALPDLQAVEMEGGAVAQVAQQEGVPWLVLRVISDGADEAAAQSFSDFLQVYEQQAWSLIEALLKRLSTR from the coding sequence CATCTCAGGCAGCTCACCAGCACTGACCATGGCGACCTAACGCTGCACCAGGGTGTCTGGGGCGATGGGGTCCGACTCACCCTGGCCTGGAGTGGGTGGGGGAAGGTGAGCGCAGCCAGGGCTGCAACCCGTCTGTTGGCGGCGGCTCCAGACCTGGATCTGCTGCTCTTCTCCGGGGTGGCCGGTGCGGCCGATGCCGCACTGCAGCAATGGGACGTGGTGCTAGCGGATGCCGTGATCCAGCACGACATGAATGCCAGCCCCTTGTTTCCCCGCTTCACCCTGCCGCCGCTGAACCGCGATCGTCTGCAGCCCGATCCGGACTGGCTGGCCTGGGCTAGTCGCTCCCTGAACGCTGCCCAGGAGGCCGGCGAGCTGAAGGGGTTTGGAACCGTCCGCCCGGGACTGATCGCCACTGGTGATCAGTTCATTAGTGATGCGGTTGTGCTGAAGGAGCTCAAAGCGGCCTTGCCGGATCTGCAGGCGGTGGAAATGGAAGGTGGTGCCGTGGCTCAGGTGGCGCAGCAGGAAGGAGTGCCCTGGCTGGTGCTGCGGGTGATCTCCGACGGTGCCGATGAGGCAGCAGCTCAGAGCTTCAGCGACTTCCTGCAGGTCTATGAGCAGCAGGCCTGGAGCCTGATCGAAGCGCTGCTCAAGCGGTTGTCGACGCGATGA